In one window of Miscanthus floridulus cultivar M001 chromosome 12, ASM1932011v1, whole genome shotgun sequence DNA:
- the LOC136497074 gene encoding NAC domain-containing protein 30-like: MDRQEESCVPPGFRFHPTEEELVGYYLARKVASQKIDLNIIQEVDLYRIEPWDLQERCRQHAGGGHDEQTTEWYFFSYKDRKYPSGTRTNRATAAGFWKATGRDKPVLSSSTRTRCGTSRVIGMRKTLVFYKGRAPNGRKSDWIMHEYRLQSNEHAPAQEEGWVVCRAFQKPIPNQRAFFPTSYAATAGYYDHHLSTTARLHVDGHFLGSSSPLLQLPAAGAVGSSFPPSLYSDDDFESKKHMFSIPPLESPTAIAYCSDVGGYAAAAQRSSYDEHELMIQQGGGEQAAAAAGAIDWNFLDSLLSATSQLHEPSGSLLQ, from the exons ATGGATCGGCAGGAGGAGTCTTGTGTTCCCCCAGGCTTCAGGTTCCACCCTACAGAGGAAGAGCTGGTGGGGTACTACCTTGCCAGGAAGGTGGCCTCCCAGAAGATCGACCTCAACATCATCCAGGAGGTCGATCTCTACAGGATAGAGCCATGGGATCTGCAAG AGAGGTGCAGGCAGCACGCCGGTGGTGGGCACGACGAGCAGACGACAGAGTGGTACTTCTTCAGCTACAAGGACCGCAAGTACCCCAGCGGGACGAGGACGAACCGCGCCACGGCGGCTGGCTTCTGGAAGGCCACCGGCAGGGACAAGCCGGTGCTGTCGTCGTCCACCAGGACCAGGTGCGGCACCAGCAGGGTCATCGGCATGAGGAAGACGCTGGTGTTCTACAAGGGCAGGGCCCCCAACGGCAGGAAGAGCGACTGGATCATGCACGAGTACCGACTCCAGTCAAACGAGCACGCACCCGCGCAG GAGGAAGGCTGGGTGGTGTGCCGCGCTTTCCAGAAGCCTATCCCCAACCAGAGGGCCTTCTTCCCTACCAGCTATGCCGCCACCGCCGGTTACTACGACCACCACCTCTCAACGACCGCACGGCTGCACGTCGACGGCCATTTCCTGGGCTCATCATCACCACTGCTACAACTCCCTGCAGCAGGCGCTGTAGGCAGCAGCTTCCCGCCTTCGTTATACTCCGACGATGACTTCGAGTCCAAGAAGCATATGTTCAGTATCCCGCCGCTGGAGAGCCCCACTGCCATAGCCTACTGTTCCGACGTCGGCGGCTACGCTGCAGCTGCGCAGAGAAGCAGCTACGATGAACATGAGCTCATGATCCAGCAGGGAGGAGGAGAGCAAGCTGCAGCCGCTGCCGGCGCCATCGACTGGAACTTTCTGGACAGCCTGCTGTCCGCGACGTCGCAACTCCATGAGCCCTCGGGATCCTTGTTGCAGTGA
- the LOC136496286 gene encoding uncharacterized protein → MAGVAYSTFREACEKRGLIETDRSIDDCLTKATTFQMPCALRRLFATILVFGEATNIRGLWDKHKDALGEDFSRDNTNTLTVEQMVLRDIRDMLHSMGKYIKDFGLPPICDMGPTSIDMMKEVREEQNVSIDQEHLDIFDSLNKEQRAGFDEIIQHVFAKKSQVFFVDGPGGTGKTFLYKALLARVRSKGLIAIATATSGIAASILPGGRTAHSRFKIPIKIGDNTMCNFTKQSGTAELLRRASLIIWDEVAMTKRQCVETLYRSLQDIMECALPFGGKVMVFGGDFRQVLPVVPRGTRAQVTDATLQRSYLWDKIRKIRLSQNMRAQSDPWFSEYLLRIGNGTEETIGDDYVRLPDDIVIAYTDTDVAVNRLISSVFPSLEEHATSTPI, encoded by the coding sequence ATGGCTGGTGTAGCATACTCTACTTTTAGGGAGGCATGTGAGAAAAGAGGGCTTATTGAGACAGATAGATCAATTGATGACTGCTTGACTAAGGCCACCACTTTCCAGATGCCGTGTGCCTTGCGGAGGTTGTTTGCTACCATTCTTGTGTTCGGTGAGGCCACTAACATACGTGGATTATGGGACAAGCATAAGGATGCGTTAGGTGAAGACTTTAGCCGGGACAACACCAACACGTTGACAGTGGAGCAAATGGTGCTCAGGGACATACGGGATATGCTTCACTCGATGGGCAAATATATCAAAGATTTTGGTCTGCCACCTATTTGCGATATGGGTCCAACCTCCATTGACATGATGAAAGAGGTTAGAGAGGAGCAAAATGTCTCTATTGACCAAGAACACCTAGATATTTTTGATTCTCTTAACAAGGAGCAGAGAGCAGGGTTTGATGAAATCATTCAGCATGTCTTTGCCAAAAAGAGCCAAGTTTTTTTTGTTGATGGTCCGGGAGGCACAGGAAAGACGTTCCTATACAAGGCCTTGCTTGCTAGAGTTCGCTCCAAAGGATTAATAGCCATTGCAACTGCCACATCTGGTATAGCAGCATCAATATTGCCCGGAGGACGCACTGCACACTCCAGGTTTAAAATTCCAATTAAAATTGGGGACAACACCATGTGCAACTTTACAAAGCAAAGTGGCACTGCAGAATTGCTTCGTAGGGCGTCTTTAATTATTTGGGATGAAGTCGCCATGACCAAGCGTCAGTGCGTCGAGACACTATATAGGTCCCTACAGGATATCATGGAATGTGCTTTGCCATTTGGAGGAAAGgtcatggtatttggtggagaCTTTAGACAGGTCCTTCCTGTGGTGCCACGTGGGACAAGGGCACAGGTAACTGATGctaccttacaaagatcctattTGTGGGATAAAATAAGGAAGATACGATTGTCACAAAACATGAGAGCACAATCAGACCCTTGGTTCTCTGAGTACCTACTACGAATTGGAAATGGAACCGAGGAAACGATTGGAGATGATTATGTTCGACTCCCTGATGACATTGTGATTGCATATACTGACACGGATGTCGCAGTCAACAGACTCATTTCCTCTGTGTTCCCGTCACTTGAAGAGCATGCAACATCAACGCCTATATGA
- the LOC136496287 gene encoding LOW QUALITY PROTEIN: uncharacterized protein (The sequence of the model RefSeq protein was modified relative to this genomic sequence to represent the inferred CDS: substituted 2 bases at 2 genomic stop codons) yields MPICLDKCLLLQVFLPINITKFHWYLAVVNANEGEIHVLDSFGQNMTDWKDLRYTLIGMERLIKHALKSKLLNQTKWLHGIEVSSWEIKHKITEQMQKDGCSCGLWLINYMEYWTGTALSDHVTQEDISNFRFKLPAILYNSPLNEARGLPDHGQQLETHNELDGDVTELDELDIIMLGEIKLTRAIKWKSREQILAAICTNIQFIASDKTLLHKEWVXSTXPYLISLNLVKIQNILDEDLEMDHECLNMAIRMAVCNQHMVGKKQKFHYMDLKFAEITGFGRDPRCCGRIDNEYRGKLRKVLECWSDMDYKIKDCNNILLPYYQSGLYILFIMDMENKTVHIMDPLQDGPCFKSYDQTMAYIPTFHTMARMFSLAMGLSNSK; encoded by the exons atgccgATATG TTTAGATAAATGTCTATTACTGCAGGTCTTCCTTCCTATCAACATTACAAAATTTCACTGGTATCTGGCGGTCGTGAATGCAAATGAAGGTGAAATACATGTTTTGGATTCCTTCGGACAAAATATGACAGATTGGAAAGATCTCAGATATACG TTAATAGGAATGGAAAGACTAATAAAGCATGCACTGAAATCTAAACTACTAAACCAAACTAAATGGCTACACGGTATCGAAGTGTCATCTTGGGAGATTAAACATAAGATTACCGAACAAATGCAAAAGGATGG TTGTAGTTGTGGATTATGGCTGATTAATTATATGGAATATTGGACTGGAACTGCTTTATCTGACCATGTCACCCAG GAAGATATAAGTAACTTCAGGTTCAAACTACCTGCGATCTTGTATAACTCCCCATTAAATGAAGCAAGAGGGTTACCGGATCATGGGCAACAGTTAGAGACCCACAATGAGCTAGATGGTGATGTCACAGAGCTCGATGAGCTGGATATAATAATGTTAGGTGAAATTAAGTTGACACGTGCAATAAAGTGGAAAAGTAGGGAACAAATATTGGCCGCAATATGCACAAACATCCAATTCATCGCCAGCGACAAAACTTTACTTCA CAAAGAGTGGGTATGAAGTACATGACCGTACCTAATTTCTTTGAATCTTGTCAAGATTCAAAATATTTTAGATGAGGATCTAGAGATGGATCATGAATGCTTAAATATGGCTATTCGGATGGCTGTGTGCAACCAACATATGGTTGGTAAGAAACAAAAATTCCACTACATGGACCTCAAGTTTGCT GAAATAACTGGGTTTGGACGAGATCCACGATGTTGTGGCAGAATTGACAACGAATACCGTGGGAAATTGAGAAAAGTACTTGAGTGTTGGTCGGACATGGATTACAAAATTAAAGATTGTAACAAC ATTCTACTACCATATTATCAAAGTGGATTGTACATTTTATTCATAATGGACATGGAAAACAAAACCGTGCACATTATGGACCCCCTTCAAGATGGTCCATGTTTCAAGAGTTATGATCAAACAATGGCTTATATACCTACGTTCCACACAATGGCTAGAATGTTCAGTCTTGCCATGGGGCTATCAAATTCTAAGTAG